In Oceanispirochaeta sp., one genomic interval encodes:
- a CDS encoding chemotaxis protein CheX, translating into MEENTRIRSKVLTFDTDIVILPQLRKIFDANHLTGLRSIGDPSIVDIILDKNIHLGALFVNNDGDWLNLSARLKEIRPELPLFLRVEELSDIKDIPKEKSWLFDGVFHISEEEKISNLLKNHIFIRDYPIEMIRHIIDFSVKAIKSMIPEGIVHCQSPLMIHDKVIYGEMTSLIPINTDWCRGYMMLQCDTTELHQILSGMSNPAFRGTVEEVVPSVISELTNLMWGGFKTVFLKEGFLDENGPDIQVPILVNHKLKNISFGGDIPQLCFEYILKDTIGLKRQTRIVQKFIFNLNWNPDRVAEYDFQSLVDEGAIILF; encoded by the coding sequence ATGGAAGAAAACACTCGAATCAGAAGCAAAGTGCTGACCTTTGATACGGACATAGTTATACTGCCTCAATTGAGAAAAATATTTGATGCTAATCATCTGACCGGATTGCGCTCGATTGGTGATCCTTCCATTGTGGATATCATACTGGACAAAAACATCCACCTGGGAGCCCTTTTTGTGAACAATGATGGAGACTGGCTCAATTTATCTGCCCGCCTGAAGGAGATCAGGCCGGAACTCCCCCTCTTCCTCCGGGTTGAAGAACTATCTGATATAAAGGATATCCCCAAGGAGAAGTCCTGGCTCTTTGATGGAGTTTTTCATATCAGCGAGGAAGAAAAAATAAGTAATCTCTTGAAAAACCATATTTTTATACGGGATTATCCCATTGAAATGATCCGTCATATTATTGATTTTTCAGTAAAGGCCATAAAATCCATGATTCCCGAGGGGATTGTGCACTGTCAATCTCCCCTGATGATTCATGACAAGGTCATATACGGTGAAATGACATCCCTGATCCCGATCAACACCGACTGGTGCCGGGGTTATATGATGCTTCAGTGTGATACGACTGAACTCCATCAAATTCTCTCAGGCATGAGTAATCCTGCCTTCAGAGGTACCGTGGAGGAAGTTGTACCATCTGTCATCAGTGAATTGACGAACCTGATGTGGGGTGGTTTTAAGACAGTATTCCTCAAGGAAGGATTTCTGGATGAGAACGGACCGGATATTCAGGTACCCATCCTGGTCAACCACAAGCTTAAAAATATTTCCTTTGGCGGAGACATCCCCCAGCTTTGTTTCGAATATATACTGAAAGATACCATCGGTCTGAAAAGACAGACCAGGATCGTTCAGAAATTTATTTTCAACCTGAACTGGAACCCCGACAGGGTGGCAGAGTACGATTTTCAGAGTCTTGTGGATGAGGGAGCAATCATACTATTCTGA